The proteins below come from a single Candidozyma auris chromosome 3, complete sequence genomic window:
- the MSH6 gene encoding mismatch repair ATPase MSH6, producing the protein MTVTPVKKGTKKPGSGSGSSKMKQSSLMSFFKPAAAKTPSSPLKAKNEPLHAESDKENDSSMMEDATTETPLTSETNNVVDKHQEPNLHSSPVKREPPTETKQPQKPSNKVTSRRDRSISYAESDVSDDEDIPSRRKRRRVVESDDDDDEFKPADDGEDDDDEHMSDFVVNENESDVASMSEDDDDDEDTYTSRKVSKKKRGSESVSSRSPSTKPIDLSTSHLGSKFTSSSSYTASVSNKPAVKPKPQKRTFAKENEERYQWLVNIRDAEKRPVDDPNYDSRTLYIPSSAWAKFTAFEKQYWEIKSKMWDTVVFFKKGKFYELYENDAMIANTQFDLKIAGGGRANMKLAGIPEMSFEYWAKEFISNGYKVAKVDQKESLLAKEMRGGGTKEEKIIKRELTGILTGGTLTDLDMISDDMATYCLSIKESTTEDGEKIFGACFVDTATSEVNLIELKDDEECSRLDTLITQIKPKEILCEKNNLCSAAIKIIKFNAHNSHQIWNHLNPFSEFWDYDTTAESLAKGKYYEAQDLDDYSNYPQVLLEYKDKHHVAFNAFGGMLYYLKMLKLDHSIMSLANIKSYEISKRDSNHMLLDGITLTNLEMLNNSFDGGDKGTLFKLLNRAITPFGRRMLKRWVLHPLMNTEEINARYDAIDFFINNEPELRVELESTLGALPDLERLIARVHGRTLRFRDFLKVVEGFEAISNLFKAMDKVDLANSGALKKYVNRFPTEVHQLIKSWEEAFDRQEALANVVVPAKGVDEEFDASIASMDNLESQLNDYLRQYKKEYKSHEICFRDSGKEIYLIEMPIKIKSIPKDWQQMGATSKVKRYWSPEVKTTARKLMEQRELHKSVCENLISRMYEKFDKHYESWMSAISITSSIDCLIALTKTSETISYPSCRPKFSTDGRSKIDFKELRHPCFLGTNDFIPNDVVLGGDGANFNLLTGANAAGKSTLMRTTALAVVMSQIGCYLPASSAQLTPVDKIMTRLGANDNIMQGKSTFFVELSETKKILSNATSNSLVILDELGRGGSSSDGYAIAEAVLHHLATHVQPLGFFATHYGSMGLSFVNHPSIKAMRMGIIVDRNSRNITFLYKLEEGTASGSFGMNVAAMCGINSEIVDKAEVAAKEFEQTSKLRDEHEKQHISKMSIGLQSDFSWAYNRYNNLQESMLRYEEAEKVHALECVFRMIETL; encoded by the coding sequence ATGACGGTAACACCAGTTAAGAAGGGCACGAAGAAACCGGGATCGGGCTCGGGATCcctgaagatgaagcaaCTGTCATTGATGTCATTCTTCAAGCCCGCAGCCGCTAAGACGCCTTCGTCTCCATTGAAGGCCAAAAATGAACCCCTACACGCAGAGAGCGATAAAGAAAACGATCTGAGCATGATGGAGGACGCTACAACGGAGACGCCGTTGACCCTGGAAACAAATAATGTAGTGGATAAACACCAGGAGCCAAACCTCCACTCTTCTCCAGTGAAAAGGGAGCCTCCTACAGAGACAAAGCAACCACAAAAGCCCAGTAATAAAGTCACTTCACGTCGCGACAGGAGTATCAGCTATGCGGAATCAGACGTTTCagacgatgaagatatACCCAGCCGAAGGAAGCGGAGAAGGGTTGTTGAAAgtgacgacgacgatgatgagTTCAAGCCAGCAGATGACGGTGAagacgatgacgacgagcACATGAGTGACTTTGTTGTCAATGAAAACGAGAGTGACGTTGCACTGATGAGTGAggacgatgacgacgacgaggacaCTTACACATCCAGAAAAgtttcgaagaagaaacggGGTTCTGAGAGCGTTTCGTCAAGGTCACCTTCAACCAAGCCTATTGATCTTTCCACGTCACATTTGGGGTCCAAGttcacctcttcttcaagttacACTGCTCTGGTGTCTAATAAGCCAGCAGTTAAGCCAAAACCCCAAAAGAGAACCTTCGCTAAGGAAAATGAGGAGAGATATCAGTGGCTCGTCAACATTCGAGATGCTGAAAAGCGCCCCGTGGACGATCCCAACTACGATTCTCGTACGTTGTACATACCTTCGTCGGCTTGGGCCAAATTCACTGCTTTCGAGAAGCAGTATTGGGAGATTAAAAGCAAGATGTGGGACACCGTTgtattcttcaagaaaggaaaaTTCTACGAGCTTTATGAGAACGACGCTATGATAGCCAACACTCAGTTTGACTTGAAAATCGCCGGCGGTGGCAGGGCAAACATGAAGTTGGCAGGCATTCCTGAAATGTCATTTGAATATTGGGCAAAGGAGTTCATCAGCAATGGCTAcaaagttgcaaaagttgatcaaaagGAATCACTTCTAGCAAAGGAAATGAGAGGTGGTGGTAcgaaggaggagaagattaTCAAGCGAGAGCTCACTGGTATCTTGACAGGAGGTACGCTTACAGATCTTGATATGATCAGCGACGACATGGCCACATACTGTCTATCGATCAAGGAGTCTACCACTGAAGACGGAGAGAAGATCTTCGGAGCCTGTTTCGTTGACACCGCCACATCCGAAGTCAACCTCATTgaattgaaggatgatgaggagtGTTCAAGACTAGATACTTTGATAACTCAAATTAAGCCAAAAGAGATTCTATGCGAGAAAAATAACTTATGCTCTGCCGccatcaaaatcatcaagtttaATGCCCATAACTCACATCAAATTTGGAATCACCTCAATCCGTTTTCTGAGTTCTGGGATTACGATACCACAGCCGAATCGCTTGCCAAAGGAAAATACTACGAAGCTCAAGATCTCGACGACTATTCCAACTATCCgcaagttcttctcgaaTACAAGGATAAGCATCATGTTGCATTTAATGCCTTTGGCGGAATGCTCTACTACCTTAAGATGTTAAAGCTTGATCACAGCATAATGTCTCTTGCAAATATCAAAAGTTATGAAATCTCCAAGAGGGACTCCAATCATATGCTCCTTGATGGTATTACCTTGACAAACCTTGAGATGTTGAACAACTCATTCGATGGTGGGGACAAGGGCACTCTTTTTAAGCTTCTCAACAGAGCGATTACGCCCTTCGGTAGACGCATGCTCAAGAGGTGGGTGCTCCATCCACTTATGAACACAGAGGAGATCAATGCCAGATATGACGcaattgacttcttcattaACAATGAACCTGAGCTTCgagttgaacttgaatCTACTCTTGGAGCTCTTCCAGACTTGGAGAGACTCATTGCTAGAGTACACGGCAGAACGTTGCGTTTTAGggacttcttgaaagttGTTGAGGGGTTCGAGGCAATTTCCAACCTTTTCAAGGCTATGGATAAAGTCGATCTTGCAAATTCTGGtgcgttgaagaagtatgtAAATCGGTTTCCTACAGAGGTACATCAGCTCATAAAGTCATGGGAAGAAGCCTTCGATAGACAGGAAGCATTGGCGAATGTTGTTGTTCCCGCAAAGGGGGTTGACGAGGAGTTTGATGCGTCCATTGCCTCAATGGATAATTTGGAGAGCCAGCTCAATGACTATCTCAGACAGTataaaaaagaatacaAATCTCATGAGATTTGTTTTAGAGACTCGGGGAAGGAAATTTACCTCATCGAAATGCCaatcaagatcaagtcGATTCCAAAGGATTGGCAACAAATGGGCGCAACATCCAAGGTGAAGCGGTACTGGTCACCCGAGGTAAAGACTACAGCTAGAAAACTTATGGAACAGAGAGAACTACACAAGTCAGTTTGTGAAAACTTGATTCTGCGCATGTATGAAAAATTCGACAAGCATTACGAATCATGGATGTCGGCAATTAGCATCACAAGCAGTATAGATTGTTTGATAGCTCTCACCAAGACATCCGAGACAATCAGCTATCCTTCGTGTCGACCAAAATTTTCTACTGATGGAAGGTCCAAgattgacttcaaagaattgaGACATCCTTGTTTCCTTGGCACCAACGATTTTATTCCAAATGACGTTGTTCTTGGTGGAGACGGAGCCAACTTCAACCTTTTAACGGGCGCCAATGCGGCAGGCAAGTCCACGCTTATGAGAACCACGGCGTTGGCTGTTGTTATGAGTCAAATCGGATGCTATTTGCCAGCGTCAAGTGCTCAATTGACCCCAGTGGACAAGATCATGACGCGTTTAGGTGCGAACGACAACATTATGCAAGGAAAATCGACTTTCTTCGTCGAATTGTCagaaacgaagaagatcttAAGCAATGCGACATCCAACTCGCTTGTCATTCTAGACGAATTGGGAAGAGGAGGCTCATCGAGTGATGGGTACGCCATTGCCGAGGCCGTGTTGCACCATCTTGCTACACATGTTCAGCCACTTGGGTTCTTTGCTACGCACTACGGTAGCATGGGTCTCTCATTTGTTAACCATCCTCTGATCAAGGCTATGAGAATGGGTATTATTGTCGACCGAAACTCTAGGAATATCACATTCCTATATAAGCTCGAAGAGGGCACTGCATCAGGGTCGTTTGGTATGAACGTTGCAGCCATGTGTGGCATCAACTCAGAAATTGTAGATAAAGCAgaagtggctgcaaaagagtTCGAGCAGACCTCCAAACTCAGGGATGAGCATGAAAAGCAGCATATTAGCAAAATGAGCATTGGCCTCCAGAGCGACTTTTCGTGGGCTTACAATCGCTACAacaatcttcaagagagtATGTTACGGTacgaagaagcagagaaagtGCATGCTCTCGAATGTGTGTTCCGCATGATCGAAACTCTTTAA
- the PSA2 gene encoding Psa2p: MAKAVILVGGETTGTRFRPLTMDYIKCLFPIAGKPIISHILCKLIKDLGDELEEVFLISFFKDPSKFDNYLKASKKEFPGLKVTLLTEPTPMGTGGGIFFFKDQVLGNNPESPILFIHGDIVCDYPFKEMVEFQKGSKADIAIMGVDPLVLLKEQVFQGLDKEQVLRRYGTVFSNRETHDVVHYVEKPESDSFAKFSDTNYQTSINGGIYVFGSSIFKQLEEANIKKVKSSEFKASANDLEEPYNPDILSLELDVFKGSPSMEKSNFRNFGFNKSWYQLSTPRIALAANEFFLKQDPGQLSGCITPPTKILSKLGCNECKIGPNVTIGANVTLGEGTRLKNCIICDNVTIGAHTIITNAIISSGVKVGKWCRVEGTLSAPINQASAENDSKFLGNLVVLCKDVQVSNQVFVYNSVVLPHKELKSDTKYEIVM, translated from the coding sequence ATGGCCAAAGCAGTTATTTTGGTAGGTGGGGAAACCACAGGCACGAGGTTCAGGCCATTGACTATGGACTACATCAAATGTCTTTTTCCAATTGCAGGGAAGCCCATCATCAGCCACATACTCTGTAAGCTCATCAAGGATTTAGGTGATGAATTGGAAGAAGTCTTTCTCATaagtttcttcaaagatccttcaaaatttgACAATTACCTCAAGGCAAGCAAAAAAGAGTTTCCCGGACTCAAGGTGACCCTCTTGACTGAGCCCACGCCCATGGGCACCGGAGGAggcatcttctttttcaaggacCAAGTGCTAGGCAATAATCCAGAATCCCCTATCTTGTTCATTCACGGTGACATTGTGTGCGATTATCCGTTTAAGGAGATGGTGGAGTTTCAGAAAGGCAGTAAAGCCGATATAGCCATCATGGGCGTGGATCCGTTGGTGTTGCTCAAGGAGCAGGTATTTCAGGGTTTGGATAAGGAACAGGTGCTCCGTAGGTATGGTACTGTTTTCTCCAACCGCGAGACACATGATGTAGTCCACTACGTGGAGAAACCAGAGTCGGATAGTTTTGCCAAATTTAGTGACACCAACTATCAGACCTCTATCAACGGAGGCATTTACGTATTTGGTTCGTCAATCTTTAAGCAGTTGGAAGAAGCTAATATTAAGAAGGTGAAGTCTCTGGAGTTCAAGGCCAGCGCAAACGACTTGGAAGAGCCCTACAACCCTGACATCTTATCGTTAGAGTTGGACGTGTTCAAGGGCTCGCCCAGCATGGAGAAAAGCAACTTCCGCAattttggcttcaacaagctgtGGTACCAATTGTCTACACCACGTATCgctttggctgcgaatgAATTTTTCCTAAAGCAGGATCCTGGCCAGTTGAGTGGCTGCATCACGCCTCCAACGAAGATTTTAAGCAAGTTGGGTTGCAATGAGTGTAAAATCGGACCCAATGTTACAATTGGAGCTAATGTGACGCTTGGCGAGGGAACTCGACTCAAGAACTGTATTATCTGCGATAATGTCACCATTGGGGCACACACaatcatcaccaacgccATCATCTCGCTGGGAGTCAAAGTTGGGAAGTGGTGTCGTGTCGAGGGCACATTAAGTGCTCCGATCAACCAGGCCAGTGCTGAGAACGATTCCAAGTTTTTGGGCAATCTTGTTGTCTTGTGCAAGGATGTTCAGGTCAGCAACCAAGTGTTCGTGTATAATTCGGTGGTTCTTCCTCACAAGGAATTGAAGAGCGACACCAAGTACGAAATTGTCATGTAA
- the REX3 gene encoding RNA exonuclease: MFRYQPNEFETIECPDLERYGVCTVVNCIFKHEVKRKGESQETEIPVKRAKTEAPNPEEVEKKQDLSFIITRALTTGVTIPRAERLETAKKIAEYLVKHKLSETPNRTAVDKEYGLATSSKSADEYRRKVKSFLGEKDKATTDPRYIMPRTVNPAPETLPQRKKFIELMVKAVMTNQRHIETPKAFCIDEEFKIACNNPGKASYTHAIKKKIYEISHPEKVKPAKEVGFSKAELLGELRRNVIGCETLEKYGFIMSIPKNIEDFKQDRVCQRCKQAFKLDEVLKIVDCRYHLGKPIKNDHNERIYSCCGGALGATDTESCGKWNRHVFYWDGPEEMHKALPFVKTKDVWGTKKGSLEAVGIDCEMGYTDRGFELLRITAIDFFTGEEAFDILVKPKGTVIDLNTRWSGVAEIRPDAVTFEDAIALLGEVIDSKTILVGHGLENDMNAMRLIHNKIVDTAILYPRNKTSPTFRYALKNLAFKYLGRNIQAGQHDSGEDSIAAIDITKYFLTKDLERRAEEEKAHSGSVSASSTQTGGAVFRRRPSTQNGSQLS, encoded by the coding sequence ATGTTTCGATATCAGCCAAATGAATTTGAAACAATCGAGTGTCCTGATCTAGAGCGGTATGGCGTCTGTACGGTAGTAAATTGCATCTTCAAGCATGAAGTGAAGAGGAAAGGGGAGTCACAAGAGACTGAGATACCCGTTAAAAGAGCAAAAACGGAAGCGCCCAAtccagaagaagttgagaagaaacaggaTCTATCTTTCATAATCACGCGAGCATTGACAACTGGTGTAACGATACCACGAGCTGAACGGCTAGAAACTGCCAAAAAGATAGCCGAGTACCTTGTAAAGCATAAGCTAAGCGAGACACCGAATCGAACGGCAGTCGACAAAGAATATGGCCTTGCAACCCTGAGTAAGAGTGCCGACGAATACCGGCGTAAGGtgaaaagcttcttgggtGAGAAAGATAAAGCTACGACGGATCCACGTTATATCATGCCTCGAACGGTCAATCCGGCTCCTGAAACGCTTcctcaaagaaagaagttcattgaGCTCATGGTAAAGGCGGTTATGACCAATCAGCGTCACATTGAAACGCCGAAGGCATTCTGcattgatgaggagttcAAAATCGCATGCAACAATCCAGGAAAGGCTTCCTACACTCACGCtataaagaagaagatataTGAGATCAGCCATCCGGAGAAGGTGAAGCCTGCGAAGGAGGTGGGCTTTAGTAAGGCCGAGCTTCTAGGCGAGTTAAGGCGAAATGTCATCGGCTGTGAAACGCTCGAGAAGTACGGGTTCATCATGAGTATTCCCAAAAACATCGAGGACTTCAAACAGGACAGAGTGTGTCAGCGCTGCAAGCAGGCGTTTAAGCTCGATGAAGTACTCAAGATAGTCGACTGTCGGTATCATTTGGGAAAGCCCATCAAGAACGATCACAACGAAAGAATATACCTGTGTTGTGGCGGCGCACTTGGTGCAACAGACACAGAGTCATGCGGAAAATGGAATCGTCATGTCTTTTACTGGGATGGTCCAGAGGAAATGCACAAGGCGCTTCCGTTTGTCAAGACAAAAGACGTATGGGGAACGAAAAAAGGTAGCTTGGAGGCCGTAGGCATCGATTGTGAGATGGGTTATACAGACCGCGGCTTTGAGCTTCTACGAATAACGGcaattgacttcttcacagGAGAAGAGGCATTTGATATACTTGTGAAGCCAAAAGGAACCGTCATTGATCTCAACACTCGTTGGTCAGGAGTTGCGGAGATTAGGCCGGACGCAGTCACATTCGAGGACGCCATTGCATTGTTGGGAGAGGTGATCGATTCTAAGACAATTCTTGTTGGGCATGGGCTCGAGAATGATATGAATGCCATGCGTCTAATTCACAACAAGATCGTTGACACCGCTATTCTTTACCCACGTAACAAGACGTCCCCTACGTTCCGCTACGCACTCAAGAACTTGGCCTTCAAGTATCTCGGAAGAAACATTCAGGCGGGCCAGCATGACAGTGGAGAGGACTCGATTGCTGCGATAGACATCACCAAATATTTTCTTACCAAGGATTTAGAGCGAAgagcagaggaagaaaaggcGCATAGTGGCAGTGTAAGTGCCAGTTCCACGCAGACTGGCGGAGCCGTTTTTCGCCGTCGACCATCTACCCAAAACGGGTCACAGCTAAGCTAA
- the AKR1 gene encoding palmitoyltransferase — protein MSDLKATDDDGMASIPLVDTHNPNKGENAELSTFQVDDDASSVPNGETTDSRTVHVEEAAPNQPKEPREEDSNPTLAKFMSACQVGDLDTVKDLISSRQVSASDTFSEGVTGLHWAAINNRLSVVKYLMENEYSRGDPNAIGGNLKATPLHWACRTGLVYVVDYFLSHTDADPTIKDSQMYNALHLAVHSSNITLCIYILLSCVVSPNNKSREIYIDEPDSIQCTPLHWAAYQGDILTVNALLKYGADVTKTDQTQMTPLHWAFIRGYKSVLAALLEAGSDIHHKNDKGKDSFGVSQDMNCEKLWLQVLAEADRDPKNNWIPRTHFLEAKNAKVVTFLVPYVLIPIVLSVCNFSNGLAIPEIFFSALLCVAAALATKKFLVPIYSPKDTSLLKSPFLAGVFSGTAFWCIVVWIFVMLPAVFIKRFFTNLIVGSSAALFSYTFFKAMFINPGLVPTHSDPEAVLNEVKDLIALGRFDTEHFCVNSFIRKPLRSKFSRFSNRLIARFDHYCPWVYNDIGVRNHKLFLTFAYSLAVAIISFFFVSLKYFDKVSHVSGYDSDIDEKCHVLNEHLCKGFYYSPFIFNLNIWCLFNLVWLGFLCVVQTFQVLKGLTTWEFSNLNNRVSNPMYNHSTVPLDFTGSTAPPAPAPSPNRRGHGHGLGTCAKLLGLDQFKLTVKLAVASALQKTHHSQEPSPLENLHIPTDFGWKQNWLDFWFLGEVTWRNLFYLPIEGENNLNGQVVDYYKLYEYPNAGAEHV, from the coding sequence ATGTCCGACTTGAAAGCTACTGACGACGATGGGATGGCCCTGATTCCTCTAGTGGATACCCACAACCCGAATAAAGGGGAAAATGCGGAATTGTCTACTTTTCAAGTGGACGATGATGCGCTGCTGGTTCCTAATGGAGAAACTACTGATCTGAGAACAGTgcatgttgaagaagcagcaccaaaccagccaaaagagcccCGTGAGGAAGATTCGAACCCTAcattggccaagttcaTGTCTGCATGCCAGGTGGGTGATCTCGATACCGTCAAGGATCTTATATCCTCGCGTCAGGTATCCGCCTCAGACACCTTCAGTGAGGGTGTCACAGGTTTGCACTGGGCAGCCATCAATAACAGGTTGAGCGTGGTGAAATACCTCATGGAAAATGAGTACTCAAGAGGTGACCCAAACGCAATTGGCGGGAATTTGAAAGCTACTCCCTTGCACTGGGCGTGTAGAACAGGGCTTGTGTATGTGGTGGACTACTTCCTCAGCCATACTGACGCTGACCCTACGATTAAGGACTCGCAAATGTACAACGCTTTACATTTGGCAGTGCACAGCTCAAACATTACCTTGTGCATCTACATTCTCTTGAGCTGTGTTGTGAGCCCAAACAACAAGTCCAGGGAGATCTACATTGATGAGCCTGACTCCATACAATGTACACCATTACATTGGGCAGCGTACCAAGGTGACATACTCACGGTGAACGCATTGTTGAAGTATGGCGCTGATGTTACAAAGACTGACCAGACCCAAATGACCCCGTTGCACTGGGCCTTCATCAGAGGCTACAAATCAGTTCTCGCTGCTCTCTTAGAAGCTGGTTCAGATATACATCACAAGAATGATAAAGGCAAAGACTCATTTGGCGTCAGTCAAGATATGAATTGCGAAAAATTGTGGCTACAGGTGTTGGCAGAAGCAGATAGGGATCCGAAGAACAACTGGATCCCACGTACTCATTTTCTCGAGGCTAAGAACGCCAAAGTTGTAACTTTCCTTGTGCCTTATGTCTTGATTCCCATAGTTCTCCTGGTGTGTAATTTCAGCAACGGTCTTGCTATACCAGagatattcttctctgcgCTACTTTGCGTGGCTGCAGCTCTTGCCACCAAGAAGTTTCTTGTACCCATTTATCTGCCAAAAGACACAAGCTTACTCAAAAGTCCGTTTCTTGCGGGTGTCTTTTCAGGAACAGCTTTTTGGTGTATTGTTGTCTGGATTTTTGTCATGCTCCCCGCCGTGTTTATCAAACGCTTCTTTACCAATTTGATCGTTGGCTCATCGGCTGCATTATTCTCCTatactttcttcaaagcaatGTTCATCAATCCAGGTCTTGTTCCTACTCATTCAGACCCAGAGGCTGTTCTCAATGAGGTGAAAGATCTTATAGCCTTGGGGAGATTTGATACGGAACACTTCTGCGTCAACAGCTTTATTCGCAAACCATTGAGGTCAAAGTTCTCCAGGTTCAGCAACAGACTAATCGCTCGGTTTGACCACTACTGCCCGTGGGTCTATAATGATATCGGAGTGAGAAACCACAAGCTTTTTCTTACTTTCGCTTATTCACTTGCAGTGGCTATCATCctgttcttctttgtttctttgaagtaCTTCGATAAAGTAAGCCATGTGCTGGGTTACGATTCTGATATCGACGAGAAATGTCATGTATTGAATGAACACTTGTGCAAGGGCTTCTACTACAGTCCAttcatcttcaatctcaatATCTGGTGTCTTTTCAATTTAGTTTGGCTCGGCTTTTTGTGCGTTGTACAAACATTCCAAGTGCTCAAAGGGTTGACAACCTGGGAGTTCAGTAACTTGAACAATCGGGTAAGCAACCCAATGTACAACCATTCAACAGTCCCTCTAGATTTCACTGGTCTGACTGCTCCTCCAGCACCAGCGCCTTCCCCTAATAGAAGAGGTCATGGCCATGGTTTGGGAACATGTGCTAAACTTCTTGGCTTAGATCAATTCAAGCTTACAGTAAAGTTAGCGGTTGCCTCAGCCCTTCAAAAAACACATCACCTGCAAGAACCCAGTCCACTCGAAAATTTGCACATTCCAACAGATTTCGGATGGAAGCAAAACTGGTTAGATTTTTGGTTCCTTGGCGAAGTCACTTGGAGGAACCTATTCTACTTGCCCATCGAAGGTGAAAACAACCTTAATGGTCAAGTTGTGGATTACTACAAGTTGTATGAGTATCCAAACGCCGGAGCAGAGCATGTTTGA
- a CDS encoding DUF4112 domain-containing protein: protein MYTYILQWIANRFLKENQLNRLGVEDPYYEEIPVNTNEKTGKTTYKRVKRQIPKGLSQNDINVLQTVRKRAYRYDMWFSVLGFKLGWSNVVGVVPVFGAIVANYWSLSIYWQARSLDDGLPLDIQLLFFFNIAIDFVLSFIPIVGQLIEIGYKANSRNFLLLEKHLERVGQKNLGLISEDEVRPGFINDKVQPFVDENLKPGAIRAGESALKAGESLKHLVQQNLHSAGSSSQASSTNTAEPTIQGSEATATATLDSFTDDDAKSVRSLRATKQKRKS, encoded by the coding sequence ATGTACACTTATATCTTGCAGTGGATTGCCAACAGGTTTCTCAAGGAGAACCAGCTTAACAGACTAGGTGTGGAGGACCCATACTATGAGGAAATCCCTGTGAACACGAATGAGAAGACAGGCAAAACCACATACAAGAGAGTCAAGAGACAGATTCCAAAGGGTCTTCTGCAAAACGACATCAATGTGTTGCAGACGGTGAGGAAAAGAGCGTACCGGTACGACATGTGGTTTAGCGTGCTAGGGTTCAAGTTGGGCTGGTCGAACGTTGTGGGAGTTGTGCCTGTGTTTGGAGCAATTGTCGCCAACTACTGGTCGCTCTCGATTTACTGGCAGGCGAGGTCCTTGGACGATGGTTTACCTTTGGATATTCAgcttttgttcttcttcaacattgCCATTGACTTTGTCTTGTCGTTTATCCCCATTGTGGGTCAATTGATCGAAATCGGCTACAAGGCCAACCTGAGaaacttcttgttgcttgAAAAGCACTTGGAAAGAGTGGGGCAGAAGAACTTGGGCTTGATCTCCGAGGACGAGGTGCGTCCAGGCTTTATCAACGACAAAGTGCAGCCCTTCGTGGACGAGAATCTTAAGCCCGGCGCCATCAGGGCCGGTGAATCTGCACTTAAGGCTGGTGAGTCTTTGAAACATCTCGTGCAGCAAAATCTCCATTCAGCTGGCTCTTCGTCGCAGGCTTCTCTGACGAACACCGCCGAGCCAACCATCCAGGGCTCGGAAGCTACCGCTACCGCCACTTTGGATAGCTTCACCGATGACGATGCCAAAAGCGTCAGAAGTCTTCGGGCCACAAAGCAAAAACGCAAGTCGTGA
- a CDS encoding peptidylprolyl isomerase family protein, whose translation MLFFQVILTLFASVWAVKVDIDVTHVPADCDQKTTVGDHVQVHYKGSLEDGTVFDSSFGRSPIGFQIGAGRVIAGWEQGLLNMCVGEKRTLTIPPELGYGASGIGPIPPNSVLVFDVELVEVYRPHQEL comes from the exons ATGTTGTTTTTCCAGGTGATCTTGACGCTCTTCGCATCTGTATGGGCCGTAAAGGTCGACATTG ACGTGACTCATGTTCCAGCCGACTGTGACCAGAAAACCACCGTAGGCGACCACGTCCAGGTCCATTACAAAGGCAGTTTGGAAGATGGGACCGTGTTTGACTCATCTTTCGGCAGACTGCCCATTGGGTTCCAAATTGGCGCGGGCAGAGTGATTGCCGGCTGGGAACAGGGTCTTTTGAACATGTGTGTGGGCGAAAAGCGTACCTTGACCATTCCCCCGGAGCTAGGCTACGGCGCCAGCGGCATCGGGCCCATTCCGCCAAACAGTGTCTTAG TCTTCGACGtggagttggtggaggtgtaTCGGCCACACCAAGAGCTCTAG
- a CDS encoding nicotinamide-nucleotide adenylyltransferase, with amino-acid sequence MSRFKKPLEDFLASAKDFAVIYSTSSAPLVSRNTRRICILDSSFNPPHLAHYSMAREALQYQFESKMLQRDQLSFVLLLSVKNADKLVPQPASFEHRLAMMQLMADYLHENLDVDVSIGLTSHAKFVDKSVSLLNYIRDLSIEQVKLTFLVGFDTLVRIFEPKYYLPDKLSDSLNEFMKTTDLFCLTRPDNVNSYQNQVDYVRHIRHGKIAHIPQAWSDSVHLFSFDNSEDIDKLGSVSSSAIREALCQNPDQPVPVIPQIRNYITENKLYQ; translated from the coding sequence ATGTCCCGCTTCAAAAAGCCATTGGAGGACTTTCTAGCACTGGCCAAAGACTTTGCTGTGATATACTCAACGTCATCGGCGCCGTTGGTGCTGCGCAACACTCGCAGAATATGTATCCTTGACTCGTCGTTCAACCCGCCCCATTTGGCCCACTACTCCATGGCGAGGGAGGCGTTGCAATACCAATTTGAGTCCAAGATGCTCCAACGCGATCAATTGCTGtttgtgcttcttttgctggTCAAAAACGCAGATAAGCTTGTGCCGCAGCCGGCTCTGTTTGAGCACCGTTTAGCCATGATGCAGCTCATGGCAGACTACTTGCACGAGAACCTTGATGTAGACGTGAGCATTGGCCTCACGAGCCATGCCAAGTTCGTCGATAAGTCGGTTCTGCTTCTTAATTACATTCGGGACTTGTCAATCGAGCAGGTTAAATTGACCTTCTTGGTAGGCTTCGACACGTTGGTGAGAATTTTTGAGCCAAAATACTACTTGCCGGACAAGTTGCTGGATCTGCTCAACGAGTTCATGAAAACAACAGACTTGTTCTGCTTGACGAGGCCAGATAACGTAAACTCTTACCAGAACCAGGTGGACTATGTGCGCCACATTCGCCATGGCAAAATCGCCCATATCCCCCAGGCATGGTCGGACTCCGTGCATCTTTTTAGTTTCGACAACCTGGAGGATATCGATAAGTTGGGCTCTGTGAGCTCCTCGGCGATCCGGGAGGCCTTGTGCCAGAACCCCGACCAACCTGTCCCGGTCATTCCTCAGATAAGAAACTATATCACAGAAAACAAGTTATATCAGTGA